One part of the Nymphalis io chromosome 22, ilAglIoxx1.1, whole genome shotgun sequence genome encodes these proteins:
- the LOC126777080 gene encoding lipase 1-like: MPSKVNVTFKVLLVSVTIILGNILKLRFISIDNEIKRSLGYPRDSLLNFTELSDSYGYTSEEHTVLTEDGYILTIFRINGRNCGHKLKRPPVLLMHGLLQSSDAWLDAGPKAGLAYLISDECYDLWVGNQRGNYYSRQHNHLDPDKDPEFWQFSVDEIGFYDIPATIEYVLKYTREDKLNYIGYSQGAGTFFIMCSERPGYCDKANVFIGLAPAARQTNTKSVLYKMLLEGVRHLEWALTNTGLYELFAKGSISQEFLAFLCKFNATSEAICGTGESLVDSFHPGSITNQTLRVLFGHFPAGTSMHNIVRYSQSIRTSSFQKFDYGSARNLQIYGKKQPPNYNLSAVTVPSVVLYGNNDNLVDPKDIMWLIKQLPNVLEIKKVSDPLWNHFDHSYSQFTKQLIFPTINKYLLKYSQK, from the coding sequence ATGCCGTCCAAAGTTAACGTCACGTTCAAAGTATTGCTGGTGTCTGTGACTATTATTCTTggtaatatattgaaattacgaTTTATATCCAtcgataatgaaataaaaagatcGCTCGGATATCCAAGGGATTCGTTGTTAAACTTTACGGAGTTGAGTGACTCTTATGGATACACGTCTGAAGAACACACTGTGCTAACTGAGGATGGATATATTCTAACAATATTCAGAATCAATGGAAGGAATTGTGGTCACAAATTGAAAAGACCTCCAGTTTTATTAATGCACGGTCTTCTACAAAGCTCAGACGCCTGGTTAGACGCTGGACCCAAAGCTGGATTAGCGTATTTAATATCGGACGAGTGTTACGATTTATGGGTCGGAAACCAACGTGGTAATTATTATTCCAGGCAGCATAATCACTTGGACCCTGATAAAGATCCTGAATTTTGGCAGTTCTCTGTGGATGAAATTGGTTTTTATGATATACCAGCTACAATCGAATATGTTTTGAAATACACGAGAGAAGATAAATTGAATTACATTGGATATTCACAAGGTGCTGGTACGTTTTTCATCATGTGTTCAGAGAGGCCAGGTTATTGTGATAAAGCGAACGTTTTTATTGGCTTAGCACCAGCAGCCAGGCAGACTAACACAAAATCCgtactatataaaatgttattagagGGAGTAAGACATTTAGAATGGGCGCTAACTAACACAGGTTTATACGAGCTTTTTGCAAAAGGCTCTATAAGTCAAGAATTCCTCGCCTTCTTATGTAAATTCAATGCAACATCTGAAGCTATTTGTGGAACCGGTGAGTCCCTAGTGGACTCCTTCCATCCAGGATCTATAACTAATCAAACTCTAAGGGTATTATTTGGACACTTCCCTGCTGGTACTTCTATGCATAACATCGTAAGATACAGTCAGAGTATAAGGACTTCCTCTTTCCAAAAGTTCGATTACGGTAGCGCGcgaaatttacaaatttatgggAAAAAGCAACCACCTAATTACAATCTAAGTGCTGTGACTGTTCCCTCGGTTGTTTTGTACGGTAATAACGATAATTTAGTTGATCCAAAAGATATTATGTGGTTGATTAAACAGTTGCCGAATGTTTTAGAAATCAAAAAAGTTTCGGATCCGCTTTGGAATCACTTCGACCATTCATACAGTCAgtttacaaaacaattaatatttccaactataaataaatatttactaaaatacagtcaaaagtaa